A window of Cellulomonas sp. SLBN-39 genomic DNA:
CGCGCCATCGTCGGCAGGGACCCCCGCGCGTCGGGCGAGTTCCTGGCCGCCGCGGTCGCCGCGGGGCTCGCCTCGGCGGGTGTCGACGTCGACATGGTCGGCGTGCTGCCGACGCCGGCGGTCGCGCACCTGACGGCGTCGCGCGGCGTGGACCTGGGTGTCGTCATCTCGGCGTCGCACAACCCGATGCCCGACAACGGCATCAAGTTCCTCGCGCGCGGCGGCCACAAGCTCGACGACGAGCTGGAGAAGGCCATCGAGGCGCGCATGGGCGAGCACTGGGAGCGCCCCGTGGGCGCCGGTGTCGGCCGCATCCGGATCGACGTGGGGCTCGCGGGCGAGCAGTACGTCCAGCACCTCGTCAGCACCGTCCAGCACCCGCTCGACGGGCTGCGGATCGTCGCCGACTGCGCGAACGGCGCCGCCTCCGAGGTCGGCCCCGCGGCGCTGCGGGCCGCCGGTGCGGACGTCGTCGTCATCAACGCGTCCCCGGACGGGCGCAACATCAACGAGGAGTCCGGGTCGACGCACCCGGAGCCGCTCCAGGCGGCCGTCCTCGCGGCGCACGCCGACCTCGGCGTGGCGTTCGACGGCGACGCCGACCGGTGCCTCGCGGTCGACGCGGACGGCCGGGTCGTCGACGGCGACCAGATCATGGGCGTGCTCGCGATCGCCCTCGCGGAGCGGGACGGGCTCGCCCACGGCACGCTCGTGACGACGGTCATGAGCAACCTGGGGCTGCGCCTGGCCATGCAGGCCGCGGGCATCGCGACCGTCGAGACCGCGGTCGGCGACCGGTACGTCCTCGAGGCCATGCGGGCCGGCGGGTACGGCCTGGGCGGCGAGCAGTCCGGGCACATCATCCTGGCCGAGCACGCCACGACCGGGGACGGGGTGCTGACCGCGCTGCAGCTCGCGTCGCGCGTGGCGGCCACCGGACGGCCCCTCGGCGAGCTCGCGGACGTCGTGCGGCGCCTGCCGCAGACCCTCGTCAACGTCCCCGGCGTCGACCGGGGGCGCACCGACGACCACGTCCTGCTCGACGCGGTCCGCTCGGCGGAGAAGGAGCTCGGGGAGACCGGGCGGGTGCTGCTGCGCCCCTCCGGCACGGAGCCCCTCGTGCGGGTCATGGTCGAGGCCGCGACGCAGACGGAGGCCGACCGGGTCGCCCACGAGCTCGCGGAGGTCGTGCGCGAGCGGCTCGCGCTGTGACCGACCGGCGGGTGACGGTCGTCCGCGACCTCGTGCGGCGGCTGCTCGACGACGCCGGCGGCACGGGCACGGCGCCGATCGTCCAGGTGGGGCACCCCGTGCTGCGTGCCACGGCGTTCCCCTGCGACGGTCAGCTCGACGACGCGGACCTCGCCCTGCTGGTCGCCCTCATGCAGCGCACGATGCGCGCGGCGCCGGGCGTGGGCCTCGCCGCCCCCCAGATCGGGATCCCGCTGGCGCTCGCGGTCGTCGAGGACCCGGGCGTCGACGACGCCGAGGTCGCGCGCGTGCGCGAGCGGGACCGGGTGCCCTTCCGGGTGCTGGTCAACCCCGCGTACGAGCCCGTCGGCGAGGACCGCGTCGGCTTCTACGAGGGCTGCCTGAGCGTCGTCGGCTACCAGGCGGTCGTCGCGCGCCCGCGGACCGTGCGGCTGCGGGCGCACGACGTGACCGGAGCAGCGGTGGACGAGGTCGTCACCGGGTGGGCGGCCCGGATCGTGCAGCACGAGACGGACCACCTGGGCGGGACGCTCTACCTGGACCGCGCCGAGATGCGGTCGCTGTCCGCGACCGACAGGCTGGGAGCGCACTGGGCGTCGCAGCCCGTGCCGCTCGAGGCGTCTCGGGCGCTGGGCTTCGCGCTGCCGACGCCCGCCGGACCGGGCGGGGCCGCTCCGCGCTGACGGGAGGTGCTCGTGCGCCCGTTCCTCTTCCTGGGGGTGCGGCCCGAGGACGGGCCGGCCGACGACGAGTACGCCGCGATGCTGCGCTGCACCGGCCTCGACGAGCGGGACCTGCGCCGGGTCCGTGTCGAGGCGGCGCCGCTGGCTCCGGTCGACCCGCAGGAGGTCGCCGGGATCGTGCTGGGCGGCGGACCGTTCCAGGTCAGCGACCCCGAGCGCACGAAGTCGGCGGTGCAGCGCCGCGTCGAGTCCGACCTGGCCCGGCTCCTCGACGTCGTCGTCGCGGCCGACCTGCCGTTCCTCGGCGCCTGCTACGGCATCGGCACGCTCGGCCGGCACCAGGGCGGTCACGTCGACCGCACGTACGGCGAGCCCGTCGGCGCGGTCCGGGTGGAGCTGACGGCCGAGGGACGGTCCGACCCGGTGCTCGGTGTCGGG
This region includes:
- the glmM gene encoding phosphoglucosamine mutase; amino-acid sequence: MGRLFGTDGVRGLANRDVTAEVALDLSVAAAHVLGSIGAFEGHRPRAIVGRDPRASGEFLAAAVAAGLASAGVDVDMVGVLPTPAVAHLTASRGVDLGVVISASHNPMPDNGIKFLARGGHKLDDELEKAIEARMGEHWERPVGAGVGRIRIDVGLAGEQYVQHLVSTVQHPLDGLRIVADCANGAASEVGPAALRAAGADVVVINASPDGRNINEESGSTHPEPLQAAVLAAHADLGVAFDGDADRCLAVDADGRVVDGDQIMGVLAIALAERDGLAHGTLVTTVMSNLGLRLAMQAAGIATVETAVGDRYVLEAMRAGGYGLGGEQSGHIILAEHATTGDGVLTALQLASRVAATGRPLGELADVVRRLPQTLVNVPGVDRGRTDDHVLLDAVRSAEKELGETGRVLLRPSGTEPLVRVMVEAATQTEADRVAHELAEVVRERLAL
- a CDS encoding peptide deformylase, whose translation is MTVVRDLVRRLLDDAGGTGTAPIVQVGHPVLRATAFPCDGQLDDADLALLVALMQRTMRAAPGVGLAAPQIGIPLALAVVEDPGVDDAEVARVRERDRVPFRVLVNPAYEPVGEDRVGFYEGCLSVVGYQAVVARPRTVRLRAHDVTGAAVDEVVTGWAARIVQHETDHLGGTLYLDRAEMRSLSATDRLGAHWASQPVPLEASRALGFALPTPAGPGGAAPR
- a CDS encoding glutamine amidotransferase, with product MRPFLFLGVRPEDGPADDEYAAMLRCTGLDERDLRRVRVEAAPLAPVDPQEVAGIVLGGGPFQVSDPERTKSAVQRRVESDLARLLDVVVAADLPFLGACYGIGTLGRHQGGHVDRTYGEPVGAVRVELTAEGRSDPVLGVGPATFEAFGGHKEALRAAPPGATLLARSPGAPVQAFRVGRHVYATQFHPELDTDGLVTRVQAYRHEGYFAPQELEDVVARARAAAAVQAPPVLRAFVRMALRLQDDGTVDGGRPRGDLRTAQG